GCCCTCGAGCGAATCGGCCGAGCCGATCACCTCGGCGTAGCGGCCCACGCTTTCGTTGAAGCGGCCGGTGTGGGCACCGAGTTCGCCGATGTCCTGCAGCATGCGGTGGATCAGGTGCTTGAGCGCGTCACGCGCCTGCGCCCGCTCGCGGCGCAACTGCTGCTGGCGCGCGCGGGTGGTGCCGAGCAGTTCGCTGACGGCGCTGACGCCGCGGCTGCTCAGGCCCATGCCGAGCTGTTCGCGCATCGCCAGGCACTGGCCTTCGACCCAGCTGTCGTCCTCGGCCAGTTCACCGAGCCCGTCAGTCAGCTCGTTGACCAGCGCACCGAGCTGGTCGACGAGGTGGTGGCGGTGCTGCAGGACGCGCCGCACGTCGTCGCAGGCGCTCTGCAGTTCGGCGATGTCGGCCGGCTCGTGACGGGCCTCTCTCACCGCGCTGGCCGCGCGCTGCAGCTTGCCGCCGACCTCGCCGGAGCGGCTCTCGCCCGGTGGCAAGGCAGCCTGCAGCGACGCTTCGAGCAGGTGCACGACCTGCGGCCATGCGCCCGGCTGCCCGCTCGGTGCGGACAGCGGCCCGCCGCCGGCCGCGACACCGCTGATCGCCTGCGTCAACGCCTGCTCGGCCTGCGCCAGCGGATCACCGGCCGCCTCCGCCTGCACGGGCGCTTCGCCGGCCGCGCCATCGGCAGACGGTTCGGCGTCGGCATCGACCGGCGCCGCGTCGCTGTCCCAGCTGGCGACCAGACTCTGCAGCCGCTGCTGCAGCCGCTGCGGATCGCTGCGGCAGGAACTGAGCACGTGCTTGATGCTGTCCTTGCGGCGCCCCACCGGCCAGGTGCGCGAGCCCCGCTCGAGGCAGCGGCTGCTGCGCTCGATCACCTCGGCCCAGGCCTGGGCCTGCTGCGCGGCGCTGGGCGCCTCGGCCTCGACGACGCTGGCGACCTCCTGCCAGCGCTGCGATTGCAGGGCCTGGCTCAGGCGGTCGCGCGCCGCGCCGGCCGGCAGCAAGCGCGTCACGATGCCCTGCACCGCCGCCCGTGCGACGGCGCCGGCCGGTTCGGCAGCGGCCTCACCGATGCCCTCGCCGCCTTCTTCGCGCCACGCACGCGCGTAATTGGCCGGCGTGGGCTCGAGCTTGGCCATCGCGAGACGGCGCAAGGCCGCCTTGGCGAGCGACGCACTCGCGCCGGCCCCCGCACCGGGACCGGCACCGGCAGCCGCCGCTCCCGCACCCGTCACTGCGCCCGCTTCCCTGGTTCGTTCCATCGTCACACCTGCTCGATTGCGCCTCGAAACGCCGTCGGCACGTCGCTCGAAGACGACGCCGGACGGCCTTCAGCCACGGCCGCACCGATCGGCACCGCAGCCCCCTGCGCGTGTGTCAGACCCGAGCCACGGCCTTGCGACGGAACTCCGTCACCCACCGCACCACCTCGTCGGGCGGCAGCGGCTGGGAGAACAGGAAGCCCTGCATCGTGTGGCAACCCAGGCGCAACAAGACATCGCGCTGGTACTCGTTTTCGACACCTTCGGCCACCAACTTGAGCTTCAGGCTGTGCGCCAGCGCAATGATCGCGGTGACCACCGCCGACGACCCGCCGGTGCGGTCGAGCCGCTGCACGAACGAGCGGTCGATCTTGAGCTCGCTGATGGGCAGCTGGGTGAGGTAGGAAAGCGACGAATAGCCGGTGCCGAAGTCGTCGATCGAGATGCCCACGCCGTGCTGGGTCAGGCGATGCAGCATCGGCATCACCTCGTCCAGGCCCTTCATCAGGCTGGTCTCGGTGATCTCGAGTTCGAGCGAACTCAGCGGCACGTCGTGCGCCGCCGCGGCTTCATGGATGTGGTCGAGCACGTTGCCGCGCTCGAAGCTGCGGCTGGGCAGGTTGACCGCCACCTTCAGGTCGAGCCCGGCGCTGTCGCGCCACGAGCGGATCTGGCGCGTCGCCTCGCGCATCGCCCACTCGCTGATCGGCAGGATCAGCCCGGTCTCCTCGGCCAGCGGGATGAAGTCGCCCGGCGGCACCAGTTCGCCGTTGCGATGCCAGCGCATCAGGGCCTCGACACCGACCAGCCGGCCGCGCGCCACGTCCACCTTGGGCTGGTAGTGCAGCACCAGCTCGCCGCGTTCGAGGGCCTTGTGCAGGGCGCTTTCGAGCTCGAGCTTCTCGCGGCCCTTGCCCGACATCTGCGGCTGGAAGACCTTGACGTTGTTGCGCCCCGAATCCTTGACCGCATACATCGCCATGTCGGCGTTGCGCAGCAGGTCGACCACGCTGATGCCGTCGCGCGGGAACATCGCCAGGCCGACGCTGGCGGTGACGAAATACTCGGCACCGCCCAGCACCACCGGCGCCCGCATGGCTTCGAGGATGCGCTGCGCCGTCTCCAGTGCCTCCGGCTCGTCGGCGACCTCGGGCAGCAGGGTCACGAACTCGTCGCCGCCGAGCCGGGCCACCGCCTCGAGCGAGCGGTGCGAGCGCAGCAGGGTGGCGTCGATCGACATGTCGGCCAGCTGGTCGCTGTGGCGCACGCACGAGCGCAGGCGCCGGCCGATCTCCATCAGCAGTTCGTCGCCGACGCCGTGGCCGAGGGTGTCGTTGATGACCTTGAAACGGTCCAGGTCGATCAGCAGCAGCGCACACGGATGGCCCAGCCGGCGCGCATGTTCGAGCGCCCGCTCGGCCCGCCAGATCAGCTGGCGGCGGTTGGGCAGGCCGGTCAGGGCGTCGAAGTTGGCCAGGTGCCGGATCTTGTCCTCGATCAGGCGCCGGTCGGTCACGTCCTGGAGGATGCCGGCGTAGCCGACCACGTTGCCGTGCTCGTTGAACTCGGGCTCGGCCTCGATGTGGATGATGCGCTGGCGGTGGTCGGGCATCACCACGTTCACGTCGGTGTCGAGCACCGTGCTGTGGCGCACCACCTCGCGCAGCCGGCTGCAGACACCGGCGCGCTCGTTGGCCACCAGCGAGCGCAGCAGCCGGCGCAGGCCCAGGTGATCGTGCGGGCCGTGGCCGAGCACGCGCAGCGCCTCGGGCTCGAGCATCAGGCCGGCCGAATCGCCGCGCCACTCGAAACTGCCCATGCGCGCCAGGTCCTGCGCGCGCGCCAGCTTGGAGCGGCTGCGCAGCAGCTCGAGCTGGATGCGCGCGGTGCGCAGCAGGTGCCGCAGGCGCCCGGCCAGCAGGCGCCACTGATGGCTCTTGACGAAGAAGTCGGTCGCGCCGACCTCGTAGGCGCGCTCGATCGAGGCCTCGTCGTCGAGCCCGGTCAGCATCAGCACCGGCATCAGCTCGAAACCCGGCAGGCCGCGCAGCTCGACGCAGGTGTCGAAGCCGTCGAGCCCCGGCATCATCGCGTCGAGCACGATCAGGTCGGGCGTCCAGTCGCCCAGCAGGCGCAGCGCGCTCAGGCCGCCGGTGGCCTCGGTGACGGCAAAACCGCGTTCACGCAGGGCTGCCGAGGTCAACAGCAGCGTGACCTCGTCGTCGTCGACCAGCAGGATCCTGGGCTGGCGGTCGGGTTCTTCATCACGCAGGTACATGACGCATTCTCAGGCCGGTTGCGCCTCGATGTAGGGGTGAAGCCCCTGTTGCACCCGCAGCATCTCCAGTTGCAGCTGATTGAGCCGGGTCGCGAGCAGATCCAGCCCCACGCCCTGGCGCAGCTGGGCCTCGCAGTCGACGCACATCTGCGCCAGCGCCAGCGCGCCCACGCTCTGCGACGACGACTTCAGGGTGTGCAGCACGTGGCGCACCAGCGCGGCGTCCTGGCCCGACTGGCCCTCGGCCAGCTGGGTCAGCATGCGGCCGATCGACGCATCGAAGGCTTTCAGGACCCGTTCCAGCAAGCGGTTCCGGCCGCCGGGATCGAGTTCGCGCAAGCGCTGCAGCGCCTGCACGTCGAGCATCGGGGCGCCGCCGCGCAGTGTGGCCTCGCCCGGCGGGGCGGGCGCCGGATCGGGCGCAGCGCGGCTGTCGTCGGCCGGCAGGCCGGTGCCGACCAGGCCCGGCACCACGCCCTGCAGGATGCCGAGCAGCTGGCTCTGGCGATAGGGCTTGGACAGATAGGCGTCGAAGCCGAAGCCCAGGAAACGCTCCTCGTCGCCGTCGAGCGCATTCGCCGTCACCGCCACCACCGGCAGATTGGCGGGGGTGCGCAGCTTGAAGCGGCTGCTTTCGCCGCGCCGGATCCAGTGCAGCGCCTCGATGCCGTCCATGCCCGGCATCTGGATGTCCATCAGCACCAGATCGACGGGCTGCTCGCACAGCACCCGCAGGCCATCGAGCGCGGTGCCGGCCACCCGCACGCGGCAACCCAGGCGGTGCAGCATCTGGCCCATCACCTCCTGGTTGACGGGGTTGTCCTCGACCACCAGCACCTGCGCCCGGACCTGCGCGTCGACCGGCTCGACACCGCGGCTGGCGGTGACACCCAGGATCGCCTGGCGCAGCTCGGCCTTGCGCACCGGCTTGTGGATGAAGCGCACGAAACCGGCGTCCTGCGCCAGCCGGGCGTCGTCGGGCGCGCTGGCCGACGACAGCATCACCAGCTGGGTGCCGGGCGCCAGACCCTCTGCGCGCAGGGCCTTGGCGAAACCGATGCCGTCGAGCCGCGGCATGCGCCAGTCGACCAGCGCGATGTCGAAATCGGGCTGATCGGCCGGCCGGTTGCGCAGCAGCTCGAGCGCCGCCTGGCCGTCGACGGCCAGCGTCACGCTCAGGCCCCAGGCGCTCAGCAGGTGGTCGAGCACGGTGCGGTTGGTGGCGTGGTCCTCGACCACCAGCACCCGCGCCTGCGGCAGCGCGGTGAGCTCGCCGGCCTCGCTGTCGCGGCCGCTGCCGGGCTCGAAGGTCATCGTGAAACGGAACTCCGAGCCGACGCCGGGCTGGCTGACCACATCGATCTGGCCGCCCATCAGCTCGACCAGCTGGCGCGAGATCGCCAGCCCCAGCCCGGTGCCGCCGTAGCGCCGCGCCATGCCGCCGTGGGCTTGCGTGAAGGCCGTGAACAGCCGCGGCAGCAGCTCGGCGGCCATGCCGATGCCGGTGTCACGCACGCGGAACTCCAGCATCGCCGGCGCCCCGGCCCGCGGCCGCGGCAGGAACCGCAGGTCAACCGTGACCTCGCCGTGTTCGGTGAACTTGACCGCGTTGGCCACCAGATTCGTGAGCACCTGGCGCAGCCGCAGCGGGTCGGCCAGCACATTGGCCGGCACATCGCCGGTCTCGCGAAAGCTCAGCTCCAGGCCTTTCTCGTGCGCGCGCGGGGCCAGCAGGTCGAGCGTGTCCTCGATCAGCGTGCGCAGGTTGAAGTCGGTCGGCGCCAGTTCGAGCCGGCCGGCCTCGATCTTCGAGAAGTCGAGCACGTCGTTGATGATCTCCAGCAGGTTCTCGCCCGAGCGGTAGACCGCCTGCGCGAAGCGGCGCTGGCGGTCGTCGAGCCGGGTGCCCAGCAGCAGCTCGGTCATGCCGAGGATGCCGTTCATCGGGGTGCGGATCTCGTGGCTCATGCTGGCCATGAACTGGCTCTTGGCCTGGCTGGCGGCCTCGGCCACGTCGCGGGCGGCCTGCAGCTGCAGCGCCCGCTCGCGCTCGTCGGTGACATCGTCGAGCAGGCCGTAGACGCGCGTCTCGCCGCCCGGCAGCACCCGCGTGCGGGTGCGCTGGCGCAACCAGCGCAGGCCGCGGCCGGGGTGGCGGATGCGCAGCGTCACGTCGGTGGCCTCGAGGGCTTCTTCGTGTTCGCGCTGCTGCGCCAGCAGCCGGGCGTCGTCGGGCAGCACCAGCGACTGCAGCAGGTCGGGGTGCTCGCGCCGGTCGGCCACCTTCAGGCCCAGCATCTGATACATGCGCGGGCCGATGTAATACCACTGGTCGCGCGCCGGGTTGCTGATGAAAACGCCCTCGTCGATGGTCTCGACCAGCTCGCGGTAGCGGGTTTCGGACTCGCGCAGGCGCAGCTCGTCGCGGCGCTGGCGGGTGACGTCGCGCAGCTGCGTGATCACCACCCGGGGCGGGCCGTGGCGATCCTGCACCGCCACGTGGCGGGCGCTGATGACGCGCCGACCCTCGACCGTCGGCCAGACGAACTCGTGCTCGACCGCGCCCGGACGCTGCAGCACCTCGTCGAGCTCGGCGCGGATGCGCTCGTGCAGGCCGGCGCCGAGCATGTCGTCAAGGCCGCTGTTGCCCGGCGTCGGCGAGACGCCGAACTCGATCTGGGCGTGGCGGTTCAGCGACAGCACCTGCATCCGCTGGGCGTCCAGCACCAGCAGGCTGATCGGCAGGTTCTCGGTCAGCGCGGCCAGCAGCTCGCGCTGCTCGTCGTTGCCGGATTCGTGCGCCTTGCGGCTCGAGATGTCGGAGCACAGGCAGACGAACTGCAGCCGGCCGGTGGTCTCGTCGATCACCTGCGCGGCGTCGACCTCCAGCCAGTATGGCTGGCCGGGCTCGGCGCAGGCCTGGCCGCGGCGCGCCACGAACTCGTGCCGGAAGGCACCGCTGCCGGCGAACAGGGTGCGCAACTGGGCGGCGGCGTCGCTGCGCGTGAGGTCACGCGCCAGCGCTTCCCAGAGCGGGCGGCCCTGCACCTCCAGCGGCAGGTGGCCGGTGATCTCGGCAAAGGCCGGGTGGACCCATTCGATCCGGCCGTTCTGGTCGGTGATGACGGTCGAGCGACCGGTGCGCGAGGCCAGCATCGCCACCTGGGCGAGCTGCTCGTCGCGCTGGCGGGCCAGCTGCAGGTCGGCCTCGCGGCGTGCCACCGCCGCCAGCTGCAGGGCGAGCATGCCCAGCAGCGGCAGCACCTCGGGGTCGAAGCGGTCGGGATCGTGAAACTCGAGCGCCGCCAGCGTCGGCCGCAGCGGCTCGCTCGCGGCCAGCCCGGCGACGGCGACCGGGCCGGGCCCGTGATCGGGGGTCTCGAGCGTGAGCACCGGCAGCACCAGCACCTGGCGCACACCCGGCGCCCGCCAGTTCCAGGCCTGCGGGCTGACGCCGACCGCGCCGTATTCGACCTGGCCGCGGCTCAGCGCCCGGCCCAGCGGGCAGCGCTCGGCTTCGACCAGCACCAGCTGCGCCAGGTCGATCCACTCGTCGTCGGTGCTGCTTTCGGGGCCCCAGGGCTGCACCAGGCTCGAAGCCGGCCGCCACTGCATCACCTGGACCAGGCCGACGCCCTGCGCGCCGAGTGCGCGGGCGACGCTCGGCGCCACCACCGTCATCGCGTCCAGCAACCGCGAGGTCGACGACACCGCCCGCGCCAGTCGCCACAACAGGTCGGGCGTGAGGGTCTCGACCGGTTTCACGTTCGCTGGCATGCCGGGCCGCTGTCCAGATCGATCCCGAGGCGGTGAATCGTCATCATCGAATGAGGTTGAAGGAATCGCCGACGCAGCCCCGCGCGTGGCCTGCGTTTTCACATTTGCGCGCAGCATAGGGCTCGCGCCAGGCCCCTTCGAGCACGCAGCGATCCCGAACGCGCAATTTCGCCGATGTGCGCGAGCGCCGCCCGAGGGGCACCATGCGCAGGCGGCGGGTGCGGCACCGACGCATCCCTACAATTGCTTTCATGTGGCGCGATGATCAGCATTCAGACGGTTTGGCCGGTGGCACCGAAGGGCCCGCGTGCTGAGCACGGTTCGACGCCGGCGGATGGCCTGGCGGGTGGCGTTGCCGGCCGGCCTTGGCGCCCTGCTGCTGGTGATGGCCGCCAACGGCCTGGCGACGGCGTTCGGGGTGTCGGCCGGGGTGTCGGTTCTGCTGGCGCTGGTGGCCTGCGGGTGCGTGGGGGTGGCGGCGGCCGGCTGGTCCGGGCTGCAGTCCGACGCCCGCAAGCAAGCGCCTGAAGCGATCGCCACCAGCCGCCCGGCCCCGCCGGTCGACCTGATCGCCGCCGACTGGGAACGCGCCCTGCTCGCCCGCCTGCCCGGCCTGAGCTTCATCGTGCAGCGTGTCACCGAAGGCGAGCTGACCGACTGGCTGCTGCTGGCCGGCCACGGCCAGGCCGAAGCCGGCCAGGCGCAGGCCGACACCGCCATCCCGGCCCCCGAGCTGCTGAGCCACTGGCTCGCGCGCCATCCGCAATGTCCGCCCGCCGAGGTGGTCGCGGCGCTGCAGGCGGCGGGCGACACCGCCACGCCCCCCGGCGCCGACCCGCGGCCCTGGCGCGTGCTGCCGCTGGGCGTGCGGCACAGCGTGCTGTGGCAGCCCCCGACCGCCAAGGCTGCGCCGGTTCCCCCTGCTCCCGCACCGGCTCCTGTTCCAGCGCCTGCCCCCGCGTCCGTCCCGGCGCCGGCGAAGCCACCCGAGAACGACCGCGAATCGATCGCCTACACGGTGTCGCACGACCTGCGCGCGCCGATCCGCGTGATCGAGGGTTTCACGCGCATCGTGCGCGAGGACTACGGCCACCTGCTCGACCGCATCGGCAACGACCACCTCGACCGCGTGCTCGGCGCCGCCACCCGCATGAACACCATGATCGACGCGCTGCTGGCGCTGTCGCGGCTGTCGAACCAGCCGCTGGTGCGCGAGGCGGTACCGCTGTCGCAGCTGGCCACGCAGATCATCGAGGAGCTGCGCGCCCAGGCGCCCGGCCGGGTGGTGCAAGCCAGCATCGAGCCGGATCTGACGGCACAGGGCGACCCGGCGCAGCTGCGCACCGTGCTCGAGAACCTGCTCGGCAACGCCTGGAAATACTCCGCCCGGCGCGCCGAGGGCCGGATCGAGTTCGGCCTGACGCGGCTGAGTGCGGTGCGCGCCGACGTCGACGCGGCGCAGGATCGCCCGGTCTACTTCGTGCGCGACAACGGCGCCGGTTTCGACATGCGGTTCGCCGAGCGTCTGTTCGGCGCCTTCCAGCGCCTGCACAGCGCCAGCGAGTTCACCGGCACCGGCGTCGGCCTGGCCTCGGTGCGGCGCATCATCAACCGCCACGGCGGCGAGGTCTGGGCCCAGTCCAAGGTCGACGAGGGCGCCAGCTTCTACTTCACGCTCGGCTGAACCGGCCGGACGGCGCGCATCAGCGCCGGATCAGCGCCGGATCAGCGCCGCAGCAGCCAGCCGGCCAGCGCGCGCAACGCCATGCGCGAGCGCAGATTCCAGATCGTCAGCCGCTCGGTCGGCCGCACGCCGTCGAGCCACGGCGTCAGGGCCTCGACCCGGCCGCTGGCGTCGGGCGGCCAGAGCAGGTCGGATTCCTGCGTGGCGCCGTCGCGCATCGCCTCGGCCAGGGTCTGCAGCAGCAGTTCCTGGGCCGGCGCCAGGTCGACGACATCCGGCGCCGCAACCGCGTGGCGCTCGAGCCAGACGCCGCCGCAGCGCAGCCGGATCAGCGCCGCCACGTCCTGACCGCCGCCGCGCATCAGCCGCAACTCGGCCTCGCCGCGCGCGGCCAGCAGCGGCAGGAAGGCGCGGTAGAAGGCCACCCGCTCGGGCTTGCTGCTGATGCGGTAATGGGCGTCGGCCAGGGGCGACGCCGCAAGCCGCGCCTCGATCGCCAGGAAGCGATCCAGCGCCGCAGGCATGTCGGCGCCGGTGTTCAGGACCTCGGTGGACAGATCGGGCAGCCGGCGTTTCAACGCATGCTGGACGTGCTCGCGGGCCTGGCGCAGCGCCGCCGGCCGGCGGACCCGCCACGCCACGGCGTCGCCGCCGAGCGGCTGCCACGGCGCTGCGGTATCGGCCTGCGCGCGCACCTGGAATCCACCCGCCACGCCGGGCCGAACGGCCAGCTGGCGCAGCGGCCAGCTGCCGGCGTCGAGCTCGGGCAGCGTCAGCACGTGCCAGCGGCTGCGCAGGCCGGCCAGCGCCGACCAGAGGCCGGCCCAGGCGGTGTCGGCATCGCCCTCGCACAGCACGTGCGGGCGCTCGCCTTCCCAGATGCCGATCGGGCCGAGCTGGCGGACCTCCATCTTCGCCTGCCGGCTGCGGCGCAGCACCAGCGGCCAGACCGCCTGCAGATGACCGGCGTCGCCCAGCGTCAGCACGAACAGCTCGTCGCCCGGCTGGCGCAGGTGCTGCCAGGCCAGCCGCACGTAGCGGTGGCTGACGTAGAGCTGGCCGGGCGCGCCGCCGGCCTGCGCGCGGGCCTCGAGCGCGTCCCAGGCCGGACCCAGCGCCAGCAGCGCGGCCTCGTCGGTGATCAGGTCGGCGCTCACCCGCGTGGCGCTCACAAGCAGGGCGCTCACAGTCCGGGCAGCGCCAGTTGCTCGACCGCCTGCACCATCGCGCGGCAGCTGACGTCGAGCGGGCGACCGTCGCGCTCGGCCAGCTGCTGCAGGCGCGCCAGCGCGGCGCTGGCGGTGAGCGAATAGCGATGCATGACGATGCCCACCGCGATCGCCACCGGCTGGGCCAGCGGATCGGCTTCGGCCGGTGCCGGCCGGGCGGGCTGCGCCGCCGGGCCGCTGCGCACCTGCGCCATCACGGCCTCGACCGCCGGCACGATCTGGGCGATGTCGAGCGGCTTGACCAGGTAGGCCTTGGCGCCCAGCGCCTTGATCTGCGCCACGGTGGCCTCGTCGGAGAAGGCCGACAGGAACATGAACGGCAGGTGCAGGTGCTCGCGCAGATAGGCCGCCACGTCGAAGCCGCTCATGCCGTCCATGCGGATGTCGAGCAGCGCCAGATCGGGCTTGTGCTGGCGCGCCTGCAGGATGGCGTCGTCGCCGTTGTCGGCGTCGACCACCTCGAAACCGGCCTGCGACAGGCCGTGCACCAGGGTGGCGAGCACCAGCCGGTCGTCGTCGACGACCAGGATGCGGCCCTTGCTGTCGGGAGATGGATTCACGCTGGATGCTCGGAGTTTTCGATCGATGGCGGCGGGCTCGCCGACGCGTTCAGGAGTGTCGCATGGCCCCCACGCGCTCGGGCCACGCTCAGGCCACCCGGGCGGGTGGGGGCAGGCGCGTGACCACCGGCGCAGCCAGCGCCACGATCGCCACCACCCGGTCGTCGCGCTGCTCGATGCCGAGCGAGGCGTTGCGGCGCGGCAGCAGGGCCCGCACCAGCCCCAGGCCCGACACGGTCGACGGCCGGTGGTCGATCCGGAATCCCGGCGGCAGGCTGCCGAGGTTGCCGATCTCGATGCGCACGCCGCCCGGATCCGCCACCAGGCGGCAGCCCACCGTGCTGCCGGCGGGGCTGTGCTTGATCGCGTTGGTGAGCAGTTCGTTGAGCGTCAGGGCGATCGGGATCGACTC
This portion of the Leptothrix cholodnii SP-6 genome encodes:
- a CDS encoding GGDEF domain-containing protein, with translation MERTREAGAVTGAGAAAAGAGPGAGAGASASLAKAALRRLAMAKLEPTPANYARAWREEGGEGIGEAAAEPAGAVARAAVQGIVTRLLPAGAARDRLSQALQSQRWQEVASVVEAEAPSAAQQAQAWAEVIERSSRCLERGSRTWPVGRRKDSIKHVLSSCRSDPQRLQQRLQSLVASWDSDAAPVDADAEPSADGAAGEAPVQAEAAGDPLAQAEQALTQAISGVAAGGGPLSAPSGQPGAWPQVVHLLEASLQAALPPGESRSGEVGGKLQRAASAVREARHEPADIAELQSACDDVRRVLQHRHHLVDQLGALVNELTDGLGELAEDDSWVEGQCLAMREQLGMGLSSRGVSAVSELLGTTRARQQQLRRERAQARDALKHLIHRMLQDIGELGAHTGRFNESVGRYAEVIGSADSLEGLAGVVREMVDETRTVHMLVSQTTQRLHDEHERARTMADRVVELEAELRQLSQEVCTDQLTQIANRRGLLRCFDAERARVERESADLAIGLLDIDNFKRLNDSLGHQTGDEALKFLARRVGEALRPTDTLARYGGEEFVVLLPGTPSDEAQRVLTRVQRLLSAELFMYEGKQSFVTFSAGVTLYRPSEAIEVALQRADEALYEAKRTGKNRTCVA
- a CDS encoding putative bifunctional diguanylate cyclase/phosphodiesterase gives rise to the protein MYLRDEEPDRQPRILLVDDDEVTLLLTSAALRERGFAVTEATGGLSALRLLGDWTPDLIVLDAMMPGLDGFDTCVELRGLPGFELMPVLMLTGLDDEASIERAYEVGATDFFVKSHQWRLLAGRLRHLLRTARIQLELLRSRSKLARAQDLARMGSFEWRGDSAGLMLEPEALRVLGHGPHDHLGLRRLLRSLVANERAGVCSRLREVVRHSTVLDTDVNVVMPDHRQRIIHIEAEPEFNEHGNVVGYAGILQDVTDRRLIEDKIRHLANFDALTGLPNRRQLIWRAERALEHARRLGHPCALLLIDLDRFKVINDTLGHGVGDELLMEIGRRLRSCVRHSDQLADMSIDATLLRSHRSLEAVARLGGDEFVTLLPEVADEPEALETAQRILEAMRAPVVLGGAEYFVTASVGLAMFPRDGISVVDLLRNADMAMYAVKDSGRNNVKVFQPQMSGKGREKLELESALHKALERGELVLHYQPKVDVARGRLVGVEALMRWHRNGELVPPGDFIPLAEETGLILPISEWAMREATRQIRSWRDSAGLDLKVAVNLPSRSFERGNVLDHIHEAAAAHDVPLSSLELEITETSLMKGLDEVMPMLHRLTQHGVGISIDDFGTGYSSLSYLTQLPISELKIDRSFVQRLDRTGGSSAVVTAIIALAHSLKLKLVAEGVENEYQRDVLLRLGCHTMQGFLFSQPLPPDEVVRWVTEFRRKAVARV
- a CDS encoding response regulator — encoded protein: MPANVKPVETLTPDLLWRLARAVSSTSRLLDAMTVVAPSVARALGAQGVGLVQVMQWRPASSLVQPWGPESSTDDEWIDLAQLVLVEAERCPLGRALSRGQVEYGAVGVSPQAWNWRAPGVRQVLVLPVLTLETPDHGPGPVAVAGLAASEPLRPTLAALEFHDPDRFDPEVLPLLGMLALQLAAVARREADLQLARQRDEQLAQVAMLASRTGRSTVITDQNGRIEWVHPAFAEITGHLPLEVQGRPLWEALARDLTRSDAAAQLRTLFAGSGAFRHEFVARRGQACAEPGQPYWLEVDAAQVIDETTGRLQFVCLCSDISSRKAHESGNDEQRELLAALTENLPISLLVLDAQRMQVLSLNRHAQIEFGVSPTPGNSGLDDMLGAGLHERIRAELDEVLQRPGAVEHEFVWPTVEGRRVISARHVAVQDRHGPPRVVITQLRDVTRQRRDELRLRESETRYRELVETIDEGVFISNPARDQWYYIGPRMYQMLGLKVADRREHPDLLQSLVLPDDARLLAQQREHEEALEATDVTLRIRHPGRGLRWLRQRTRTRVLPGGETRVYGLLDDVTDERERALQLQAARDVAEAASQAKSQFMASMSHEIRTPMNGILGMTELLLGTRLDDRQRRFAQAVYRSGENLLEIINDVLDFSKIEAGRLELAPTDFNLRTLIEDTLDLLAPRAHEKGLELSFRETGDVPANVLADPLRLRQVLTNLVANAVKFTEHGEVTVDLRFLPRPRAGAPAMLEFRVRDTGIGMAAELLPRLFTAFTQAHGGMARRYGGTGLGLAISRQLVELMGGQIDVVSQPGVGSEFRFTMTFEPGSGRDSEAGELTALPQARVLVVEDHATNRTVLDHLLSAWGLSVTLAVDGQAALELLRNRPADQPDFDIALVDWRMPRLDGIGFAKALRAEGLAPGTQLVMLSSASAPDDARLAQDAGFVRFIHKPVRKAELRQAILGVTASRGVEPVDAQVRAQVLVVEDNPVNQEVMGQMLHRLGCRVRVAGTALDGLRVLCEQPVDLVLMDIQMPGMDGIEALHWIRRGESSRFKLRTPANLPVVAVTANALDGDEERFLGFGFDAYLSKPYRQSQLLGILQGVVPGLVGTGLPADDSRAAPDPAPAPPGEATLRGGAPMLDVQALQRLRELDPGGRNRLLERVLKAFDASIGRMLTQLAEGQSGQDAALVRHVLHTLKSSSQSVGALALAQMCVDCEAQLRQGVGLDLLATRLNQLQLEMLRVQQGLHPYIEAQPA
- a CDS encoding sensor histidine kinase, with amino-acid sequence MLSTVRRRRMAWRVALPAGLGALLLVMAANGLATAFGVSAGVSVLLALVACGCVGVAAAGWSGLQSDARKQAPEAIATSRPAPPVDLIAADWERALLARLPGLSFIVQRVTEGELTDWLLLAGHGQAEAGQAQADTAIPAPELLSHWLARHPQCPPAEVVAALQAAGDTATPPGADPRPWRVLPLGVRHSVLWQPPTAKAAPVPPAPAPAPVPAPAPASVPAPAKPPENDRESIAYTVSHDLRAPIRVIEGFTRIVREDYGHLLDRIGNDHLDRVLGAATRMNTMIDALLALSRLSNQPLVREAVPLSQLATQIIEELRAQAPGRVVQASIEPDLTAQGDPAQLRTVLENLLGNAWKYSARRAEGRIEFGLTRLSAVRADVDAAQDRPVYFVRDNGAGFDMRFAERLFGAFQRLHSASEFTGTGVGLASVRRIINRHGGEVWAQSKVDEGASFYFTLG
- a CDS encoding GNAT family N-acetyltransferase produces the protein MSALLVSATRVSADLITDEAALLALGPAWDALEARAQAGGAPGQLYVSHRYVRLAWQHLRQPGDELFVLTLGDAGHLQAVWPLVLRRSRQAKMEVRQLGPIGIWEGERPHVLCEGDADTAWAGLWSALAGLRSRWHVLTLPELDAGSWPLRQLAVRPGVAGGFQVRAQADTAAPWQPLGGDAVAWRVRRPAALRQAREHVQHALKRRLPDLSTEVLNTGADMPAALDRFLAIEARLAASPLADAHYRISSKPERVAFYRAFLPLLAARGEAELRLMRGGGQDVAALIRLRCGGVWLERHAVAAPDVVDLAPAQELLLQTLAEAMRDGATQESDLLWPPDASGRVEALTPWLDGVRPTERLTIWNLRSRMALRALAGWLLRR
- a CDS encoding ANTAR domain-containing response regulator, whose translation is MNPSPDSKGRILVVDDDRLVLATLVHGLSQAGFEVVDADNGDDAILQARQHKPDLALLDIRMDGMSGFDVAAYLREHLHLPFMFLSAFSDEATVAQIKALGAKAYLVKPLDIAQIVPAVEAVMAQVRSGPAAQPARPAPAEADPLAQPVAIAVGIVMHRYSLTASAALARLQQLAERDGRPLDVSCRAMVQAVEQLALPGL